A single genomic interval of Phaeodactylum tricornutum CCAP 1055/1 chromosome 5, whole genome shotgun sequence harbors:
- a CDS encoding predicted protein, which yields IIGSGRIGALLAEAGKCKVSGREDSIDSEGKGSILIATRNDSLESIVEKCPENRRKDLVFMQNGYLDKFLDSKGLLGNTQVLLYLSKASMEAKAVDGVTSVNPEGLTAATGIHAQAFADRLASLDLKCNVVSPKSYRPAMFEKLIWISTYMLVGTAKECKSVGQASEEYRDIVEAVVNELTAAVCAKEGIEFPDGTMARLAAYTDVVADFPCAVKEFQWRNQYFFDLGDDA from the exons ATTATTGGTTCCGGGCGGATTGGCGCTCTTCTAGCGGAAGCTGGAAAGTGTAAGGTATCGGGCCGCGAAGATAGTATCGATAGTGAAGGTAAGGGCTCCATTCTAATTGCAACCCGCAACGATTCTTTAGAGAGCATTGTCGAAAAGTGTCCCGAAAATCGGAGAAAGGATCTAGTTTTTATGCAGAACGGATACCTCGATAAGTTTCTGGACTCCAAAGGTCTTTTGGGCAACACACAAGTCCTTTTGTATCTCTCTAAGGCCAGCATGGAGGCCAAGGCCGTTGATGGTGTCACATCCGTCAACCCTGAGGGGTTGACAGCTGCCACAGGCATTCACGCTCAAGCCTTTGCCGACAGACTGGCATCTTTGGACTTGAAATGCAATGTTGTTTCACCGAAAAGTTATCGGCCCGCAATGTTTGAAAAGCTGAT TTGGATATCCACGTACATGCTTGTTGGAACTGCGAAAGAATGTAAATCAGTCGGCCAGGCTAGTGAAGAATATAGAGATATTGTGGAAGCCGTCGTAAACGAACTCACTGCAGCTGTGTGTGCCAAAGAAGGTATTGAATTCCCTGATGGTACAATGGCGCGACTGGCTGCTTACACTGATGTCGTCGCTGACTTCCCGTGTGCAGTCAAGGAGTTCCAATGGCGTAACCAATACTTTTTCGATCTAGGCGATGACGCT
- a CDS encoding predicted protein produces MPKQITDIRDFLQKARRADAKLVKIRKRDSQTKFKIRCSRHLYTLVVTDAEKADKLTQSLPPGLERKTI; encoded by the coding sequence ATGCCGAAGCAAATTACAGATATTCGTGATTTTCTGCAAAAGGCTCGTCGCGCCGATGCCAAGCTGGTAAAGATCCGTAAGCGCGATTCTCAGACCAAGTTCAAGATCCGATGCTCTCGCCATCTGTATACTCTGGTCGTCACGGATGCTGAAAAGGCTGACAAGCTTACCCAAAGTCTACCACCGGGTCTCGAACGTAAAACAATCTAA